Proteins found in one Rhodovulum sp. MB263 genomic segment:
- a CDS encoding transglutaminase family protein: MRVSIGCRLRYSFPQPTPLIAMLNVHYSRFGDLERADYLVTSPSVPLESYRDGFGNWCTRLVAPAGDFCLSTDGIFRDTGQPDPSIAGARQHAVQDLPFETLVFLQGSRYCDTDLLSEEAWRLFEAADPGWSRVQAICDFVHGHVRFDYMQAKATRTASQTLAERQGVCRDFAHLAIALCRCMNIPTRYCTGYLSDIGEPLPHPPGDFAAWMEVFLDGEWHMFDPRNNKPRFARILIARGRDAADVPLTQTFGQNTLVEFNVWTDELT, from the coding sequence ATGCGCGTCAGTATCGGGTGCCGGCTGCGATACAGCTTCCCGCAACCGACGCCGCTGATTGCGATGCTGAACGTCCACTACTCGCGCTTCGGCGATCTGGAGCGTGCCGACTATCTCGTGACCTCGCCGAGCGTGCCGCTTGAAAGCTACCGTGACGGTTTCGGCAACTGGTGCACGCGTCTCGTGGCTCCGGCGGGCGACTTCTGCCTGTCGACGGATGGCATCTTCCGCGACACGGGCCAGCCTGATCCCTCCATTGCCGGCGCGCGGCAGCACGCGGTCCAGGATCTTCCTTTCGAGACGCTCGTGTTTCTTCAGGGCAGCCGGTATTGCGACACCGACCTTCTGTCGGAGGAGGCGTGGCGCCTTTTCGAGGCCGCGGATCCCGGATGGTCACGCGTCCAGGCGATCTGCGATTTCGTGCATGGACATGTCCGCTTCGACTATATGCAGGCGAAGGCGACGCGTACCGCATCGCAGACCCTCGCCGAGCGACAGGGCGTATGCCGCGACTTTGCCCATCTCGCCATCGCGCTGTGTCGTTGCATGAACATTCCGACCCGCTACTGCACCGGATATCTGAGCGACATCGGTGAACCTCTGCCTCATCCGCCAGGGGATTTTGCCGCGTGGATGGAGGTATTCCTTGACGGAGAATGGCACATGTTCGACCCGCGGAACAACAAGCCGAGGTTTGCGAGAATCCTGATCGCGCGCGGTCGCGATGCCGCGGATGTCCCTTTGACCCAGACATTCGGCCAGAACACTTTGGTGGAATTCAACGTCTGGACGGATGAATTGACCTGA
- a CDS encoding phosphate-starvation-inducible PsiE family protein: MNRAHQAGAAAVDRAVPLKEDDGAGRGERLFALGLFHFIERLLLVVIVAMTLLAVAFEIVAIYRLGTILLADILLMFLYLEVIGMVAVYYAKRNSVFVYPIFIAITAVGRLVVLQGKEMAPENILIEAAAILLLSLSALVIIWAIGKQAA; the protein is encoded by the coding sequence ATGAATAGAGCGCATCAAGCGGGAGCGGCAGCGGTCGACAGGGCGGTGCCCCTGAAGGAAGACGACGGGGCAGGGCGTGGCGAAAGGCTGTTTGCCCTGGGTCTGTTCCACTTCATCGAGCGTCTGTTGCTGGTTGTGATCGTGGCCATGACCCTCCTCGCCGTCGCCTTCGAAATCGTGGCCATCTATCGCCTTGGCACAATCCTGCTGGCCGATATTCTGCTGATGTTTCTCTATCTTGAAGTGATCGGAATGGTTGCGGTGTATTACGCCAAACGCAATTCCGTTTTCGTGTATCCAATTTTTATTGCGATCACTGCGGTCGGACGGCTGGTCGTCCTGCAGGGCAAGGAAATGGCCCCGGAAAACATACTGATCGAGGCGGCCGCCATTCTCCTCCTGTCATTGTCCGCGCTCGTAATCATCTGGGCGATCGGCAAGCAGGCAGCATGA